One genomic segment of Sminthopsis crassicaudata isolate SCR6 chromosome 2, ASM4859323v1, whole genome shotgun sequence includes these proteins:
- the LOC141556822 gene encoding protocadherin gamma-A2 isoform X28: MIAEQSHKGCIPLFLLCFLLGTLWEISFAQIRYSVPEETEKGSFVGNIAKDLGMELRELSEHGARIISRGKKQHFVLNVKSGSLVTADRIDREEICAQSVECLLNFNVLVENKLKIHSVEVEITDINDNAPHFLAEEIELKISETTAPGTHHLLENAYDQDVGVNSLQGYELSPSHHFSLKVQSTSGGIKYPELVLERALDREEKPAHYLILTAWDGGEPIRTGTIRIKVTVLDANDNVPVFSQSVYTVSVPENISQGTILLTVNATDADEGINSQVRYFQMKSPRKISQIFQINSVTGELSTLQNLDYEEAEFHEIEVEAQDGLGLRSRAKIHVTVLDVNDNAPEVTITSVTISVPENAPPGTVIALFHVHDRDSGENGQVFCSIPGDLPFKLEKKVDNYYSLVTDRTLDREQVSVYNITMKAEDFGKPALSTNTHILLQVVDINDNPPTFSQSAYSAYIQENNPRGASIYSLTAHDPDSEQNALVTYSIMETNLPLETPPVSSIVSINAETGILYALCSFDYEQSREFQLRVTARDSGDPPLSSNVSLTLFILDQNDNTPEILYPTFPTDGSSGVELAPRSAEPGYLVTKVVAVDADSGQNAWLSYRLLKATDPGLFSVGLHSGEIRTVRTFLDKDALKQNLIVAVTDNGEPPLSATVTVTVAVADSIPEILSDLSSQTSSETQDDSLLTFYLVIAVAVVSCLFFSFIVLLLVIRLRRWWMLQVVQAPGDHVGGITSSQFLGIDGVRTFLQTYSHEVSLTTDSRKSQLIFPQPNYADTLISQQSCEPKEFPLPTQSLLPGKDEQAFSQDFLLNDASRILNNTNGELQVTSNIGIPSHKHKSLHLT; the protein is encoded by the coding sequence ATGATAGCTGAGCAAAGCCACAAAGGCTGCATACCGCTATTCCTGCTTTGCTTTCTCCTGGGGACGCTGTGGGAGATCAGCTTTGCCCAGATCCGCTACTCGGTTCCCGAGGAGACAGAAAAAGGCTCTTTCGTGGGCAATATCGCCAAGGACTTGGGAATGGAATTGAGAGAATTGTCTGAGCATGGGGCACGCATTATCTCCAGAGGTAAGAAGCAGCATTTTGTTCTCAATGTTAAAAGCGGCAGCTTAGTCACCGCAGATAGAATAGACAGGGAAGAAATCTGTGCGCAGAGCGTTGAGTGTCTGCTGAATTTTAATGTTCTGgttgaaaataaattgaaaatacatTCAGTGGAGGTGGAAATAACCGATATTAATGATAACGCCCCTCATTTTTTAGCTGAGGAGATAGAACTAAAAATTAGTGAAACCACAGCTCCAGGAACTCACCATCTCCTGGAAAATGCATATGACCAAGATGTGGGAGTGAATTCTCTCCAGGGCTACGAGCTGAGTCCCAGCCATCACTTCTCTCTGAAAGTGCAAAGTACAAGTGGAGGAATCAAGTATCCAGAACTGGTGTTGGAAAGGGCCCTGGACCGggaggaaaagcctgctcattaTCTTATACTCACAGCATGGGATGGAGGAGAACCAATCCGGACTGGTACTATTAGAATCAAAGTAACTGTCCTGGATGCAAATGACAATGTTCCCGTGTTTTCCCAGTCAGTGTATACTGTCAGTGTTCCTGAGAATATATCCCAGGGGACGATACTACTCACAGTGAATGCCACTGATGCAGATGAAGGAATCAATTCTCAAGTAAGATACTTTCAAATGAAAAGTCCTAGGAAGATCTCCCAAATATTCCAAATTAATTCTGTGACTGGAGAATTGTCAACCTTACAAAATCTAGATTATGAAGAGGCAGAATTCCATGAAATAGAAGTGGAAGCTCAAGATGGTCTTGGTCTCAGGAGCAGAGCTAAAATTCATGTCACAGTTCTAGATGTGAATGACAATGCTCCAGAAGTGACCATCACCTCTGTCACCATCTCAGTCCCTGAAAATGCTCCCCCTGGGACTGTAATTGCTCTGTTCCACGTGCATGATCGAGACTCTGGTGAAAATGGTCAAGTCTTCTGTTCCATCCCAGGTGACCTGCcttttaaattagaaaagaaggtgGACAACTATTATTCATTGGTGACTGACAGGACTCTAGACAGGGAGCAGGTGTCTGTGTATAACATAACCATGAAAGCAGAAGACTTTGGGAAGCCAGCTCTGTCCACAAACACTCACATCCTCTTGCAGGTGGTAGACATCAATGACAACCCTCCCACTTTCAGTCAGTCAGCCTACTCTGCCTACATCCAGGAGAACAACCCCAGAGGAGCTTCCATCTACTCCTTGACTGCTCATGACCCAGACAGTGAGCAGAATGCCTTAGTCACCTACTCCATCATGGAGACTAACCTCCCATTGGAGACACCACCAGTGTCATCGATTGTCTCCATCAACGCAGAGACTGGCATCCTCTATGCTCTGTGCTCCTTCGACTATGAACAGTCTCGAGAATTTCAGTTGAGAGTGACAGCCAGGGATTCTGGGGATCCTCCTCTCAGCAGCAACGTGTCCCTGACTCTGTTCATACTGGATCAAAATGATAACACCCCGGAAATCCTGTACCCCACCTTCCCCACAGACGGTTCCAGTGGAGTGGAGCTGGCCCCACGCTCTGCAGAGCCAGGCTACCTGGTGACCAAGGTGGTGGCAGTGGATGCAGACTCTGGCCAGAATGCCTGGCTGTCTTATCGCCTGCTCAAGGCCACAGATCCCGGGCTTTTTTCCGTGGGCCTGCACTCAGGGGAGATCAGGACTGTCCGAACATTCCTGGACAAAGATGCCCTCAAGCAGAATCTCATCGTGGCAGTGACAGATAATGGAGAGCCTCCCCTCTCTGCCACTGTCACTGTCACCGTGGCAGTGGCTGACAGCATCCCCGAGATCCTCTCAGATCTCAGCAGCCAAACCTCCTCTGAAACTCAGGACGACTCTCTCCTCACATTTTACCTGGTCATAGCAGTGGCTGTAGTGTCctgcttgttcttttctttcattgtaCTTCTACTAGTAATCAGGCTAAGAAGGTGGTGGATGCTGCAAGTTGTTCAGGCTCCAGGAGACCATGTGGGGGGAATCACCTCCTCCCAATTTTTGGGAATAGATGGAGTAAGAACTTTCCTTCAGACCTATTCCCATGAGGTTTCACTTACCACGGATTCTCGAAAGAGTCAGTTGATCTTTCCTCAGCCCAATTATGCAGACACCTTGATAAGTCAACAGAGCTGTGAGCCGAAGGAGTTTCCACTACCTACTCAGTCTTTACTTCCAGGAAAAGATGAACAAGCATTTTCCCAG